One genomic region from Augochlora pura isolate Apur16 chromosome 7, APUR_v2.2.1, whole genome shotgun sequence encodes:
- the LOC144472904 gene encoding uncharacterized protein LOC144472904 isoform X4: protein MNIFREEGRRRQLQSKIQTCLPIQVLEEDSLPKIVCHECIKKLETFIEFRETVVSAESMLESYFTSLRFSEDFLKEGKVYVKSTEKDRPTTPENEMLKSIEKVSPNAGTQIVNNDPQIQHQQPVVVSNINASNIQIISGVQARVQQYKCAMQMQPGGMAAAVVEATAETHYSYQQQTSQQLSPQSNEAQNQIAEQHSPTSQIQQQVQGQIQNHGQINQQIQPQRQISQQLNQSAPIPQQQNQTQVGQQQQQQQQQQQQQQQQQQQLQQLQRQREYEKQQRQLQQIEKQQVQISTPQEFSIKQEPQGQVVHQNNNIILKSEPDAKQNQPIIQKVQSEAQKDDNGAQNVQTFTTVHSTPEVFLNLGYKETPLVTQTVREDSKDFKADDAISRTSIGQISEFLRIKSGPEPTSLITVNPQVITQPRDTACKDCGKTLPSMSQVNSHNCSGSSFNSRSSLLQTLLTDATESGNKEDPLQTNNNSFSCDVCGKPFKRREHLYQHRKLHTGERPFVCTTCAKAFSRKEHLVRHSVSHTGEKMHECEMCGKSFSRKDNLHKHRKTHGVSGPYICETCGKSFVVKHYYLMHLTTHASTTGDGTNCQDPLPYKCDLCHKAFSVKQYLTTHKLRHRSKNNNNSGQNSVNGQQQQQTQQANATNNVDLVGNNVTNTGALNDNNGQSDNGSTVEIQSVIEKNEEPNGTFDHSYHSNIQEFQ from the exons atgaacatttttcgGGAGGAAGGTCGTAGACGGCAACTTCAGTCGAAGATCCAAACGTGTTTACCTATACAG GTTTTGGAAGAGGATTCTTTgccaaaaattgtttgccaCGAGTGTATTAAGAAGTTGGAGACTTTCATTGAGTTCAGAGAAACTGTTGTGAGTGCAGAGAGTATGCTGGAATCATACTTCACTTCATTGAGATTCTCTGAAGACTTTCTAAAAGAAGGTAAGGTTTATGTGAAGAGTACGGAGAAGGATAGACCAACCACACCAGAGAACGAAATGTTGAAGTCAATAGAAAAAGTATCACCTAATGCGGGAACTCAAATAGTTAACAACGATCCGCAAATACAGCATCAACAGCCTGTTGTTGTTAGTAACATAAATGCCtctaatattcaaattatcaGTGGTGTTCAAGCAAGAGTGCAACAGTATAAATGTGCCATGCAG atgCAACCAGGTGGCATGGCAGCTGCTGTTGTGGAAGCAACAGCAGAGACCCATTATAGTTATCAACAACAAACTTCACAGCAATTATCACCTCAATCAAATGAAGCACAAAATCAAATTGCAGAACAACATAGTCCAACTTCACAAATTCAGCAACAAGTCCAAGGTCAAATACAGAATCATGGTCAAATAAATCAACAAATACAACCCCAAAGGCAGATCTCTCAACAGTTGAATCAATCAGCTCCTATTCCTCAGCAACAAAATCAAACACAGGTTGgtcaacaacaacagcagcagcaacaacagcagcaacaacaacagcagcagcaacaacagctaCAACAATTACAAAGACAAAGAGAGTATGAAAAACAGCAAAGGCAACTCCAACAAATTGAGAAGCAGCAAGTACAGATCAGTACTCCTcaagaattttcaataaagcAGGAACCTCAAGGGCAAGTTGTAcatcaaaataataacattattctaAAGTCAGAACCCGATGCTAAGCAAAATCAACCAATTATTCAAAAAGTACAATCCGAGGCCCAAAAGGATGACAATGGTGCACAGAATGTGCAAACATTCACCACTGTGCATTCTACGCctgaagtatttttaaatttaggaTACAAAGAGACCCCTTTGGTTACACAAACTGTTCGGGAAGATTCGAAAGACTTTAAGGCGGATGATGCAATATCTCGTACTTCAATTGGacaaatttcagaatttctaAGAATCAAATCAGGGCCTGAACCTACATCACTAATCACTGTGAACCCCCAAGTTATTACTCAGCCTAGAGATACTGCTTGCAAAGATTGTGGCAAAACTTTGCCTTCCATGAGTCAAGTAAACAGTCACAATTGTTCTGGTTCATCATTTAATTCAAGGTCTAGTTTACTTCAAACCCTTTTAACCGATGCCACTGAAAGTGGAAATAAAGAGGACCCTTtacaaactaataataattcttttagtTGTGATGTGTGTGGCAAGCCATTCAAACGGAGAGAGCATCTTTATCAACATCGAAAGTTGCACACTGGTGAACGTCCGTTTGTGTGTACCACATGTGCAAAGGCATTTAGTCGCAAAGAACATTTAGTTAGACACTCTGTATCTCATACAGGTGAAAAAATGCACGAGTGTGAAATGTGTGGGAAGAGCTTCTCTCGGAAGGATAATCTGCATAAACATCGTAAAACGCATGGTGTATCAGGTCCATATATTTGTGAAACTTGTGGTAAATCGTTTGTGGTTaagcattattatttaatgcacTTAACAACTCATGCATCGACTACCGGAGATGGTACAAACTGTCAGGATCCTTTACCATATAAGTGTGACCTTTGTCATAAGGCATTCTCTGTAAAACAATATCTTACAACTCACAAACTTAGGCACAgatcaaaaaataataataattctggacaaaattctgtaaatggccaacaacagcaacaaacCCAGCAAGCTAATGCTACAAATAATGTAGATCTAGTAGGTAATAATGTTACTAATACTGGAGctttaaatgataataatggaCAGTCTGACAATGGATCAACGGTTGAAATTCAAAGTGTTATAGAAAAGAATGAAGAACCGAATGGTACTTTTGATCATTCATACCATAGTAATATACAAGAGTTTCAATGA
- the LOC144472904 gene encoding uncharacterized protein LOC144472904 isoform X1, which produces MENRIVNDDRATVIAVTVVLLRQLCTSSEGNKMNIFREEGRRRQLQSKIQTCLPIQVLEEDSLPKIVCHECIKKLETFIEFRETVVSAESMLESYFTSLRFSEDFLKEGKVYVKSTEKDRPTTPENEMLKSIEKVSPNAGTQIVNNDPQIQHQQPVVVSNINASNIQIISGVQARVQQYKCAMQMQPGGMAAAVVEATAETHYSYQQQTSQQLSPQSNEAQNQIAEQHSPTSQIQQQVQGQIQNHGQINQQIQPQRQISQQLNQSAPIPQQQNQTQVGQQQQQQQQQQQQQQQQQQQLQQLQRQREYEKQQRQLQQIEKQQVQISTPQEFSIKQEPQGQVVHQNNNIILKSEPDAKQNQPIIQKVQSEAQKDDNGAQNVQTFTTVHSTPEVFLNLGYKETPLVTQTVREDSKDFKADDAISRTSIGQISEFLRIKSGPEPTSLITVNPQVITQPRDTACKDCGKTLPSMSQVNSHNCSGSSFNSRSSLLQTLLTDATESGNKEDPLQTNNNSFSCDVCGKPFKRREHLYQHRKLHTGERPFVCTTCAKAFSRKEHLVRHSVSHTGEKMHECEMCGKSFSRKDNLHKHRKTHGVSGPYICETCGKSFVVKHYYLMHLTTHASTTGDGTNCQDPLPYKCDLCHKAFSVKQYLTTHKLRHRSKNNNNSGQNSVNGQQQQQTQQANATNNVDLVGNNVTNTGALNDNNGQSDNGSTVEIQSVIEKNEEPNGTFDHSYHSNIQEFQ; this is translated from the exons ATGGAAAACAGAATCGTCAACGATGATAGGGCAACAGTGATTGCTGTTACGGTTGTACTCCTACGACA ATTGTGTACGAGCAGCGAGGGTAacaaaatgaacatttttcgGGAGGAAGGTCGTAGACGGCAACTTCAGTCGAAGATCCAAACGTGTTTACCTATACAG GTTTTGGAAGAGGATTCTTTgccaaaaattgtttgccaCGAGTGTATTAAGAAGTTGGAGACTTTCATTGAGTTCAGAGAAACTGTTGTGAGTGCAGAGAGTATGCTGGAATCATACTTCACTTCATTGAGATTCTCTGAAGACTTTCTAAAAGAAGGTAAGGTTTATGTGAAGAGTACGGAGAAGGATAGACCAACCACACCAGAGAACGAAATGTTGAAGTCAATAGAAAAAGTATCACCTAATGCGGGAACTCAAATAGTTAACAACGATCCGCAAATACAGCATCAACAGCCTGTTGTTGTTAGTAACATAAATGCCtctaatattcaaattatcaGTGGTGTTCAAGCAAGAGTGCAACAGTATAAATGTGCCATGCAG atgCAACCAGGTGGCATGGCAGCTGCTGTTGTGGAAGCAACAGCAGAGACCCATTATAGTTATCAACAACAAACTTCACAGCAATTATCACCTCAATCAAATGAAGCACAAAATCAAATTGCAGAACAACATAGTCCAACTTCACAAATTCAGCAACAAGTCCAAGGTCAAATACAGAATCATGGTCAAATAAATCAACAAATACAACCCCAAAGGCAGATCTCTCAACAGTTGAATCAATCAGCTCCTATTCCTCAGCAACAAAATCAAACACAGGTTGgtcaacaacaacagcagcagcaacaacagcagcaacaacaacagcagcagcaacaacagctaCAACAATTACAAAGACAAAGAGAGTATGAAAAACAGCAAAGGCAACTCCAACAAATTGAGAAGCAGCAAGTACAGATCAGTACTCCTcaagaattttcaataaagcAGGAACCTCAAGGGCAAGTTGTAcatcaaaataataacattattctaAAGTCAGAACCCGATGCTAAGCAAAATCAACCAATTATTCAAAAAGTACAATCCGAGGCCCAAAAGGATGACAATGGTGCACAGAATGTGCAAACATTCACCACTGTGCATTCTACGCctgaagtatttttaaatttaggaTACAAAGAGACCCCTTTGGTTACACAAACTGTTCGGGAAGATTCGAAAGACTTTAAGGCGGATGATGCAATATCTCGTACTTCAATTGGacaaatttcagaatttctaAGAATCAAATCAGGGCCTGAACCTACATCACTAATCACTGTGAACCCCCAAGTTATTACTCAGCCTAGAGATACTGCTTGCAAAGATTGTGGCAAAACTTTGCCTTCCATGAGTCAAGTAAACAGTCACAATTGTTCTGGTTCATCATTTAATTCAAGGTCTAGTTTACTTCAAACCCTTTTAACCGATGCCACTGAAAGTGGAAATAAAGAGGACCCTTtacaaactaataataattcttttagtTGTGATGTGTGTGGCAAGCCATTCAAACGGAGAGAGCATCTTTATCAACATCGAAAGTTGCACACTGGTGAACGTCCGTTTGTGTGTACCACATGTGCAAAGGCATTTAGTCGCAAAGAACATTTAGTTAGACACTCTGTATCTCATACAGGTGAAAAAATGCACGAGTGTGAAATGTGTGGGAAGAGCTTCTCTCGGAAGGATAATCTGCATAAACATCGTAAAACGCATGGTGTATCAGGTCCATATATTTGTGAAACTTGTGGTAAATCGTTTGTGGTTaagcattattatttaatgcacTTAACAACTCATGCATCGACTACCGGAGATGGTACAAACTGTCAGGATCCTTTACCATATAAGTGTGACCTTTGTCATAAGGCATTCTCTGTAAAACAATATCTTACAACTCACAAACTTAGGCACAgatcaaaaaataataataattctggacaaaattctgtaaatggccaacaacagcaacaaacCCAGCAAGCTAATGCTACAAATAATGTAGATCTAGTAGGTAATAATGTTACTAATACTGGAGctttaaatgataataatggaCAGTCTGACAATGGATCAACGGTTGAAATTCAAAGTGTTATAGAAAAGAATGAAGAACCGAATGGTACTTTTGATCATTCATACCATAGTAATATACAAGAGTTTCAATGA
- the LOC144472904 gene encoding uncharacterized protein LOC144472904 isoform X2, with the protein MSGYRRVNYYELCRLCTSSEGNKMNIFREEGRRRQLQSKIQTCLPIQVLEEDSLPKIVCHECIKKLETFIEFRETVVSAESMLESYFTSLRFSEDFLKEGKVYVKSTEKDRPTTPENEMLKSIEKVSPNAGTQIVNNDPQIQHQQPVVVSNINASNIQIISGVQARVQQYKCAMQMQPGGMAAAVVEATAETHYSYQQQTSQQLSPQSNEAQNQIAEQHSPTSQIQQQVQGQIQNHGQINQQIQPQRQISQQLNQSAPIPQQQNQTQVGQQQQQQQQQQQQQQQQQQQLQQLQRQREYEKQQRQLQQIEKQQVQISTPQEFSIKQEPQGQVVHQNNNIILKSEPDAKQNQPIIQKVQSEAQKDDNGAQNVQTFTTVHSTPEVFLNLGYKETPLVTQTVREDSKDFKADDAISRTSIGQISEFLRIKSGPEPTSLITVNPQVITQPRDTACKDCGKTLPSMSQVNSHNCSGSSFNSRSSLLQTLLTDATESGNKEDPLQTNNNSFSCDVCGKPFKRREHLYQHRKLHTGERPFVCTTCAKAFSRKEHLVRHSVSHTGEKMHECEMCGKSFSRKDNLHKHRKTHGVSGPYICETCGKSFVVKHYYLMHLTTHASTTGDGTNCQDPLPYKCDLCHKAFSVKQYLTTHKLRHRSKNNNNSGQNSVNGQQQQQTQQANATNNVDLVGNNVTNTGALNDNNGQSDNGSTVEIQSVIEKNEEPNGTFDHSYHSNIQEFQ; encoded by the exons ATGTCTGGATACCGAAGGGTGAACTACTACGAACTGTGCAGATTGTGTACGAGCAGCGAGGGTAacaaaatgaacatttttcgGGAGGAAGGTCGTAGACGGCAACTTCAGTCGAAGATCCAAACGTGTTTACCTATACAG GTTTTGGAAGAGGATTCTTTgccaaaaattgtttgccaCGAGTGTATTAAGAAGTTGGAGACTTTCATTGAGTTCAGAGAAACTGTTGTGAGTGCAGAGAGTATGCTGGAATCATACTTCACTTCATTGAGATTCTCTGAAGACTTTCTAAAAGAAGGTAAGGTTTATGTGAAGAGTACGGAGAAGGATAGACCAACCACACCAGAGAACGAAATGTTGAAGTCAATAGAAAAAGTATCACCTAATGCGGGAACTCAAATAGTTAACAACGATCCGCAAATACAGCATCAACAGCCTGTTGTTGTTAGTAACATAAATGCCtctaatattcaaattatcaGTGGTGTTCAAGCAAGAGTGCAACAGTATAAATGTGCCATGCAG atgCAACCAGGTGGCATGGCAGCTGCTGTTGTGGAAGCAACAGCAGAGACCCATTATAGTTATCAACAACAAACTTCACAGCAATTATCACCTCAATCAAATGAAGCACAAAATCAAATTGCAGAACAACATAGTCCAACTTCACAAATTCAGCAACAAGTCCAAGGTCAAATACAGAATCATGGTCAAATAAATCAACAAATACAACCCCAAAGGCAGATCTCTCAACAGTTGAATCAATCAGCTCCTATTCCTCAGCAACAAAATCAAACACAGGTTGgtcaacaacaacagcagcagcaacaacagcagcaacaacaacagcagcagcaacaacagctaCAACAATTACAAAGACAAAGAGAGTATGAAAAACAGCAAAGGCAACTCCAACAAATTGAGAAGCAGCAAGTACAGATCAGTACTCCTcaagaattttcaataaagcAGGAACCTCAAGGGCAAGTTGTAcatcaaaataataacattattctaAAGTCAGAACCCGATGCTAAGCAAAATCAACCAATTATTCAAAAAGTACAATCCGAGGCCCAAAAGGATGACAATGGTGCACAGAATGTGCAAACATTCACCACTGTGCATTCTACGCctgaagtatttttaaatttaggaTACAAAGAGACCCCTTTGGTTACACAAACTGTTCGGGAAGATTCGAAAGACTTTAAGGCGGATGATGCAATATCTCGTACTTCAATTGGacaaatttcagaatttctaAGAATCAAATCAGGGCCTGAACCTACATCACTAATCACTGTGAACCCCCAAGTTATTACTCAGCCTAGAGATACTGCTTGCAAAGATTGTGGCAAAACTTTGCCTTCCATGAGTCAAGTAAACAGTCACAATTGTTCTGGTTCATCATTTAATTCAAGGTCTAGTTTACTTCAAACCCTTTTAACCGATGCCACTGAAAGTGGAAATAAAGAGGACCCTTtacaaactaataataattcttttagtTGTGATGTGTGTGGCAAGCCATTCAAACGGAGAGAGCATCTTTATCAACATCGAAAGTTGCACACTGGTGAACGTCCGTTTGTGTGTACCACATGTGCAAAGGCATTTAGTCGCAAAGAACATTTAGTTAGACACTCTGTATCTCATACAGGTGAAAAAATGCACGAGTGTGAAATGTGTGGGAAGAGCTTCTCTCGGAAGGATAATCTGCATAAACATCGTAAAACGCATGGTGTATCAGGTCCATATATTTGTGAAACTTGTGGTAAATCGTTTGTGGTTaagcattattatttaatgcacTTAACAACTCATGCATCGACTACCGGAGATGGTACAAACTGTCAGGATCCTTTACCATATAAGTGTGACCTTTGTCATAAGGCATTCTCTGTAAAACAATATCTTACAACTCACAAACTTAGGCACAgatcaaaaaataataataattctggacaaaattctgtaaatggccaacaacagcaacaaacCCAGCAAGCTAATGCTACAAATAATGTAGATCTAGTAGGTAATAATGTTACTAATACTGGAGctttaaatgataataatggaCAGTCTGACAATGGATCAACGGTTGAAATTCAAAGTGTTATAGAAAAGAATGAAGAACCGAATGGTACTTTTGATCATTCATACCATAGTAATATACAAGAGTTTCAATGA
- the LOC144472904 gene encoding uncharacterized protein LOC144472904 isoform X3, translated as MENRIVNDDRATVIAVTVVLLRQLCTSSEGNKMNIFREEGRRRQLQSKIQTCLPIQVLEEDSLPKIVCHECIKKLETFIEFRETVVSAESMLESYFTSLRFSEDFLKEGKVYVKSTEKDRPTTPENEMLKSIEKVSPNAGTQIVNNDPQIQHQQPVVVSNINASNIQIISGVQARVQQYKCAMQMQPGGMAAAVVEATAETHYSYQQQTSQQLSPQSNEAQNQIAEQHSPTSQIQQQVQGQIQNHGQINQQIQPQRQISQQLNQSAPIPQQQNQTQVGQQQQQQQQQQQQQQQQQQQLQQLQRQREYEKQQRQLQQIEKQQVQISTPQEFSIKQEPQGQVVHQNNNIILKSEPDAKQNQPIIQKVQSEAQKDDNGAQNVQTFTTVHSTPEVFLNLGYKETPLVTQTVREDSKDFKADDAISRTSIGQISEFLRIKSGPEPTSLITVNPQVITQPRDTACKDCGKTLPSMSQVNSHNCSGSSFNSSCDVCGKPFKRREHLYQHRKLHTGERPFVCTTCAKAFSRKEHLVRHSVSHTGEKMHECEMCGKSFSRKDNLHKHRKTHGVSGPYICETCGKSFVVKHYYLMHLTTHASTTGDGTNCQDPLPYKCDLCHKAFSVKQYLTTHKLRHRSKNNNNSGQNSVNGQQQQQTQQANATNNVDLVGNNVTNTGALNDNNGQSDNGSTVEIQSVIEKNEEPNGTFDHSYHSNIQEFQ; from the exons ATGGAAAACAGAATCGTCAACGATGATAGGGCAACAGTGATTGCTGTTACGGTTGTACTCCTACGACA ATTGTGTACGAGCAGCGAGGGTAacaaaatgaacatttttcgGGAGGAAGGTCGTAGACGGCAACTTCAGTCGAAGATCCAAACGTGTTTACCTATACAG GTTTTGGAAGAGGATTCTTTgccaaaaattgtttgccaCGAGTGTATTAAGAAGTTGGAGACTTTCATTGAGTTCAGAGAAACTGTTGTGAGTGCAGAGAGTATGCTGGAATCATACTTCACTTCATTGAGATTCTCTGAAGACTTTCTAAAAGAAGGTAAGGTTTATGTGAAGAGTACGGAGAAGGATAGACCAACCACACCAGAGAACGAAATGTTGAAGTCAATAGAAAAAGTATCACCTAATGCGGGAACTCAAATAGTTAACAACGATCCGCAAATACAGCATCAACAGCCTGTTGTTGTTAGTAACATAAATGCCtctaatattcaaattatcaGTGGTGTTCAAGCAAGAGTGCAACAGTATAAATGTGCCATGCAG atgCAACCAGGTGGCATGGCAGCTGCTGTTGTGGAAGCAACAGCAGAGACCCATTATAGTTATCAACAACAAACTTCACAGCAATTATCACCTCAATCAAATGAAGCACAAAATCAAATTGCAGAACAACATAGTCCAACTTCACAAATTCAGCAACAAGTCCAAGGTCAAATACAGAATCATGGTCAAATAAATCAACAAATACAACCCCAAAGGCAGATCTCTCAACAGTTGAATCAATCAGCTCCTATTCCTCAGCAACAAAATCAAACACAGGTTGgtcaacaacaacagcagcagcaacaacagcagcaacaacaacagcagcagcaacaacagctaCAACAATTACAAAGACAAAGAGAGTATGAAAAACAGCAAAGGCAACTCCAACAAATTGAGAAGCAGCAAGTACAGATCAGTACTCCTcaagaattttcaataaagcAGGAACCTCAAGGGCAAGTTGTAcatcaaaataataacattattctaAAGTCAGAACCCGATGCTAAGCAAAATCAACCAATTATTCAAAAAGTACAATCCGAGGCCCAAAAGGATGACAATGGTGCACAGAATGTGCAAACATTCACCACTGTGCATTCTACGCctgaagtatttttaaatttaggaTACAAAGAGACCCCTTTGGTTACACAAACTGTTCGGGAAGATTCGAAAGACTTTAAGGCGGATGATGCAATATCTCGTACTTCAATTGGacaaatttcagaatttctaAGAATCAAATCAGGGCCTGAACCTACATCACTAATCACTGTGAACCCCCAAGTTATTACTCAGCCTAGAGATACTGCTTGCAAAGATTGTGGCAAAACTTTGCCTTCCATGAGTCAAGTAAACAGTCACAATTGTTCTGGTTCATCATTTAATTCAAG tTGTGATGTGTGTGGCAAGCCATTCAAACGGAGAGAGCATCTTTATCAACATCGAAAGTTGCACACTGGTGAACGTCCGTTTGTGTGTACCACATGTGCAAAGGCATTTAGTCGCAAAGAACATTTAGTTAGACACTCTGTATCTCATACAGGTGAAAAAATGCACGAGTGTGAAATGTGTGGGAAGAGCTTCTCTCGGAAGGATAATCTGCATAAACATCGTAAAACGCATGGTGTATCAGGTCCATATATTTGTGAAACTTGTGGTAAATCGTTTGTGGTTaagcattattatttaatgcacTTAACAACTCATGCATCGACTACCGGAGATGGTACAAACTGTCAGGATCCTTTACCATATAAGTGTGACCTTTGTCATAAGGCATTCTCTGTAAAACAATATCTTACAACTCACAAACTTAGGCACAgatcaaaaaataataataattctggacaaaattctgtaaatggccaacaacagcaacaaacCCAGCAAGCTAATGCTACAAATAATGTAGATCTAGTAGGTAATAATGTTACTAATACTGGAGctttaaatgataataatggaCAGTCTGACAATGGATCAACGGTTGAAATTCAAAGTGTTATAGAAAAGAATGAAGAACCGAATGGTACTTTTGATCATTCATACCATAGTAATATACAAGAGTTTCAATGA
- the LOC144472256 gene encoding uncharacterized protein LOC144472256, with protein MKSSTMDKHRGSTLLKPEENEQVLQLIGNRCQCLAAGVIQLYLTEPPLHKEWIKKTTGIITLIRDNPRRSFFLRLYCLQRRAMIWEHEVYNAMDYKAPLTYFHTFEAEDYMAAFNFASETDALTLRNILLDKLNAKRHKKQQRRSKMEIEVQHGGTLPWRNQSSTSPIAFTTGSTSNLANGTPTTTGVNRSTSTSSMYKPKKKKRDKAKRRLTKDDIGPPSNFRHVTHMPAQTNSKTCDPVDPHLKMFLDKVGVSDDQFRNQSTRDFIYEFIEKNGGMSAIRADISTPNVQQHLQQHHQQQQQQQQQQPPPPVAPQRQEFPPPVPARLVPHQTKSVPSLPPSRTHAPSTPPSAPASAPPVHRIPVRPPPPTITAAPALPPPPPPPPPAPVPPSRTNSSAPVPPPPPLPNLVITEEETVNTSATNNNNNNNTSSNNNNNEENTDLRSMLMESIRSGTTLRKVEKTESKQPSPPSDSRNALLEQIRQGVELRPVTIEVKSKPTPMYQGGLASALSRALAERSSAIHSESDDSTSDTSDEDEWED; from the exons atgaagtCGAGCACCATGGACAAACACAGAGGCTCGACACTTTTGAAACCGGAAGAAAACGAGCAAGTCTTACAATTAATAGGGAATCGGTGCCAG tGTTTAGCAGCGGgagttattcaattatatttgacTGAACCACCTTTACATAAAGAATGGATAAAGAAAACTACTGGTATTATAACGCTGATAAGAGATAATCCTAGACGTAGCTTCTTCCTCCGTTTATATTGTCTGCAAAGGAGAGCAATGATATGGGAACACGAAGTGTACAATGCAATGGACTATAAGGCACCATTGACTTATTTCCATACATTTGAAGCTGAGGATTATATGGCTGCCTTTAATTTCGCTAGTGAAACGGATGCTTTAACACTAAG AAATATTCTTcttgataaattaaatgctAAACGTCACAAGAAACAGCAAAGACGGTctaaaatggaaatagaagTTCAGCATGGCGGGACATTACCATGGAGAAATCAAAGCAGTACGTCGCCTATTGCATTTACCACTGGTTCAACCTCCAATTTAGCAAATGGAACGCCAACGACAACTGGTGTAAATAGAAGTACATCAACTAGTTCCATGTACAAGCCTAAGAAGAAAAAACGAGATAAAGCTAAGCGAAGATTAACGAAAGACGATATAGGTCCACCATCAAATTTTAG ACATGTAACACACATGCCTGCACAAACTAATAGCAAGACATGCGATCCAGTCGATCCACACTTAAAAATGTTCCTTGATAAAGTAGGCGTGTCGGATGATCAATTTAGAAATCAGTCTACacgtgattttatttatgaatttattgaaaagaatGGAGGCATGAGTGCCATTCGAGCAGACATTTCAACACCTAATGTACAGCAGCATTTACAACAACATcaccaacaacaacaacagcagcagcagcaacaaccgCCTCCCCCGGTAGCTCCGCAGAGACAGGAATTTCCGCCGCCAGTTCCTGCACGACTAGTACCT CATCAGACGAAAAGCGTTCCGTCACTACCTCCAAGTCGAACACATGCACCTTCAACGCCGCCGAGTGCACCAGCCAGTGCACCGCCAGTGCATAGAATACCCGTACGACCACCACCTCCTACTATCACGGCGGCACCAGCATTGCCACCAcctccaccaccacctccaccAGCTCCAGTTCCACCATCCAGAACTAATTCAAGTGCACCTGTTCCCCCTCCACCACCACTGCCTAATTTAGTGATCACTGAGGAAGAAACTGTTAATACAAGTgctacaaataataataataataataatactagtagtaataataataataatgaagagAATACTGACCTCAGGTCAATGCTCATGGAATCAATTAGAAGTGGCACTACCCTCCGA AAAGTTGAAAAAACCGAATCAAAACAACCTTCGCCACCCTCGGACTCCAGAAATGCATTATTGGAACAAATTCGTCAGGGAGTTGAGTTAAGGCCTGTTACAATTGAAGTAAAGTCTAAACCCACTCCTATGTACCAAGGAGGATTAGCTAGTGCTTTGTCAAGAGCTCTTGCTGAGCGATCAAGTGCAATCCATAGTGAAAGTGATGATTCGACTAGTGACACCAGTGATGAGGATGAGTGGGAAGATTAA
- the LOC144472257 gene encoding ninjurin-A — METIDEKDKIEKVESMDEDKDKVDDVKVVEMDAVEEVVIKDPTMIVDTTDKRREYKQQNTFAAKKTVAQGMMDVALITANANQLRYLVEYQRQSPTFELILSLIIISLALQVAVGISLVFKGRFDVKGKSNSLTAQKINNYVVIGVFLITIINVFIASFSISVQPATTTSPATT; from the exons ATGGAGACCATAGACGAGAAAGACAAGATTGAGAAAGTGGAGAGCATGGACGAGGACAAGGACAAGGTGGACGACGTGAAGGTCGTCGAAATGGATGCTGTCGAGGAGGTTGTGATCAAGGATCCGACGATGATCGTCGACACCACCGACAAGAGGCGAGAGTACAAACAGCAGAACACGTTCGCGGCGAAGAAGACGGTGGCCCAGGGGATGATGGACGTTGCTCTGATCACTGCTAACGCGAACCAGCTGAGATACCTGGTGGAGTACCAGCGGCAGAGTCCCACCTTCGAGCTCATACTGTCACTGATCATCATCAGTCTCGCCCTACAG GTCGCCGTAGGAATCAGTCTGGTGTTCAAGGGCCGTTTCGACGTCAAGGGAAAGTCGAACTCCCTCACCGCCCAGAAGATCAACAATTACGTCGTGATCGGTGTTTTCCTCATAACGATCATCAACGTGTTCATCGCGTCGTTCAGCATATCCGTTCAACCGGCTACCACGACATCGCCGGCGACGACATAA